One window of the Natronomonas marina genome contains the following:
- a CDS encoding GNAT family N-acetyltransferase, which produces MSEVTIRAATEDDVEGILRVADRGWRAAYGDFLPEDVIDTAMAEWYDAGATARTLDREDVAYFVADADRRVVGYVSGGPADGTPDEAVLGAIYVDPDRWGEGIGSRLLERFEAWCLDRNRPSIRFRVLAANDLGAAFYRSHGYEVAHEESSELFGEPVTDLCFRGNVDE; this is translated from the coding sequence GTGAGCGAAGTCACGATTCGCGCCGCCACCGAGGACGACGTCGAGGGCATCTTGCGGGTCGCCGACCGGGGCTGGCGGGCGGCCTACGGCGACTTCCTCCCCGAGGACGTCATCGACACGGCGATGGCCGAGTGGTACGACGCTGGCGCCACCGCCCGGACCCTCGACCGCGAGGACGTCGCCTACTTCGTCGCCGACGCCGACCGCCGGGTCGTCGGCTACGTCAGCGGCGGCCCGGCCGACGGCACGCCCGACGAGGCCGTCCTCGGCGCCATCTACGTCGACCCCGACCGGTGGGGCGAGGGCATCGGAAGCCGCCTCCTCGAGCGGTTCGAGGCCTGGTGTCTCGACCGCAATCGGCCGTCGATACGGTTCCGCGTTCTCGCGGCCAACGACCTCGGCGCCGCCTTCTACCGGTCGCACGGCTACGAGGTCGCCCACGAGGAGTCCTCGGAACTGTTCGGCGAACCCGTCACCGACCTGTGCTTCCGGGGGAACGTCGACGAGTGA
- a CDS encoding aryl-sulfate sulfotransferase, whose amino-acid sequence MSPRADLRSALAERDVPRIWLFRAAVVVLVLALCTPAAASYVTYEETSHQRGTLESVAENETVISIQGFHFEGEGSSKKPSGLVGVDGRAQTEWTLNGSEADWPVDTVDQSWWFYDVDPLPNGNFLVVNTFPGETFVHEYDPETGERIWGERFPEMVDTHDVAYLNDEEIAIANMRNYDEEAGVSDDRVVIYNRTQGEITWEWYFREHYPADMDGGMNEDWSHVNDVDPVGEDRLLLSPRNFDQAIVVNRTTGDIVMQLGEDGNHSVLNEQHNPDYFESEDGTPTMLVADSENDRIVEYALTDECERPEGVEKAGNRLDCEWELVWELGGPEQFNWPRDADRLPNGNTLVTDSLNHRVIEVTPTGEIVWEYYVGWGPYDAERGETESSGPTMQDMNVSGSYDVNGSAGLEPGTGNSTTLAGWMSAMAAGTPAEASVDEAAQRWSHVAPWIYPVWMSDWDFAYVILAVVLSLVWAVYEGYRKRGVVVDAVAG is encoded by the coding sequence ATGTCCCCGCGTGCGGATCTCCGCTCGGCGCTCGCCGAGCGGGACGTTCCCCGAATCTGGCTGTTTCGTGCCGCCGTCGTCGTCCTCGTGCTCGCGCTGTGTACGCCCGCTGCGGCCTCCTACGTGACCTACGAGGAGACGAGCCACCAGCGCGGCACGCTGGAGTCGGTCGCCGAAAACGAGACCGTCATCAGCATCCAGGGCTTCCACTTCGAGGGCGAGGGCAGTTCGAAGAAACCCTCCGGACTGGTCGGCGTCGACGGCCGCGCCCAGACCGAGTGGACGCTCAACGGCTCCGAGGCCGACTGGCCCGTCGACACCGTCGACCAGTCGTGGTGGTTCTACGACGTCGACCCGCTGCCGAACGGCAACTTCCTCGTCGTCAACACCTTCCCCGGCGAGACGTTCGTCCACGAGTACGACCCCGAGACCGGCGAACGGATCTGGGGCGAGCGGTTCCCCGAGATGGTCGACACCCACGACGTCGCCTACCTGAACGACGAGGAGATCGCCATTGCCAACATGCGCAACTACGACGAGGAGGCCGGCGTCAGCGACGACCGGGTCGTCATCTACAACCGCACGCAGGGTGAGATCACCTGGGAGTGGTACTTCCGGGAGCACTACCCGGCCGACATGGACGGCGGGATGAACGAGGACTGGAGCCACGTCAACGACGTCGACCCCGTCGGCGAGGACCGCCTGCTCCTGTCGCCGCGGAACTTCGACCAGGCCATCGTCGTCAACCGCACCACCGGCGACATCGTGATGCAACTCGGTGAAGACGGCAACCACTCCGTGCTCAACGAGCAGCACAACCCCGACTACTTCGAGAGCGAGGACGGCACGCCGACGATGCTGGTCGCCGACAGCGAGAACGACCGCATCGTCGAGTACGCCCTCACCGACGAGTGCGAGCGGCCCGAGGGCGTCGAGAAGGCCGGCAACCGCCTCGACTGCGAGTGGGAACTCGTCTGGGAACTCGGCGGCCCCGAGCAGTTCAACTGGCCCCGGGACGCCGACCGCCTGCCGAACGGCAACACCCTGGTGACCGACTCGCTGAACCACCGCGTCATCGAGGTGACGCCCACCGGCGAAATCGTCTGGGAGTACTACGTCGGCTGGGGCCCTTACGACGCCGAGCGGGGCGAAACGGAGTCGTCGGGCCCGACGATGCAGGACATGAACGTCTCCGGGTCCTACGACGTCAACGGCAGCGCTGGCCTCGAACCCGGCACCGGCAACAGCACGACGCTGGCGGGGTGGATGTCCGCGATGGCGGCCGGCACGCCCGCCGAGGCGTCCGTCGACGAGGCCGCCCAGCGGTGGTCCCACGTCGCCCCCTGGATATACCCCGTCTGGATGTCCGACTGGGACTTCGCGTACGTCATCCTCGCCGTCGTCCTGTCGCTCGTCTGGGCCGTCTACGAGGGCTACCGGAAGCGCGGCGTCGTCGTCGACGCGGTGGCGGGCTGA
- a CDS encoding 30S ribosomal protein S7: MSSEAPEPDAPASTDDERVSAKLFGEWEVSGIEYGDPSTQRYITVTPIAHTMGRHTDKQFKKSELSVVERLINRLMQTDENTGKKQQATRIVREAFDIVHERTEENPVQVLVTAVENAGPREETVRLKYGGISVPKAVDVAPQRRVDQALKFIAQGTYNASFKTPTPVEEALANQLVGAANYDLQAYPVSQKEEQERVAAAAR, encoded by the coding sequence ATGAGTTCGGAAGCGCCCGAACCGGACGCGCCCGCCTCGACGGACGACGAGCGCGTCTCGGCGAAGCTGTTCGGCGAGTGGGAGGTCTCCGGCATCGAGTACGGCGACCCCTCGACGCAGCGCTACATCACGGTGACGCCCATCGCCCACACGATGGGGCGACACACCGACAAGCAGTTCAAGAAGTCGGAGCTGTCGGTCGTCGAGCGGCTCATCAATCGGCTGATGCAGACCGACGAGAACACCGGCAAGAAGCAGCAGGCCACCCGCATCGTCCGGGAGGCGTTCGACATCGTCCACGAGCGGACCGAGGAGAACCCGGTCCAGGTGCTCGTGACGGCCGTCGAGAACGCCGGTCCGCGCGAGGAGACGGTCCGCCTGAAGTACGGCGGCATCTCGGTCCCGAAGGCCGTCGACGTGGCCCCCCAGCGCCGCGTCGACCAGGCGCTGAAGTTCATCGCCCAGGGCACCTACAACGCGTCGTTCAAGACGCCGACCCCAGTCGAGGAGGCGCTGGCCAACCAGCTCGTCGGCGCCGCCAACTACGACCTGCAGGCGTACCCGGTCAGCCAGAAGGAAGAACAGGAGCGCGTCGCGGCGGCCGCTCGCTAA
- a CDS encoding 30S ribosomal protein S12: MANGKYAARKLKKDRQKHRWSDSDYARRARGLGKKSDPLEGAPQGRGIVLEKVGIEAKQPNSAIRKCVRVQLIKNGKQVTAFCPGDGAISFIDEHDEVTIAGIGGAKGRAMGDLSGVNYKVEKVNGVSLIELVRGNAEKPVR; encoded by the coding sequence ATGGCGAACGGCAAATACGCCGCGCGCAAACTCAAGAAGGACCGCCAGAAACATCGGTGGTCCGACTCGGACTACGCGCGCCGTGCTCGCGGACTCGGCAAGAAGTCCGACCCCCTCGAGGGCGCCCCGCAGGGTCGGGGCATCGTCCTCGAGAAGGTCGGCATCGAGGCAAAGCAGCCCAACTCGGCCATCCGGAAGTGCGTCCGGGTGCAGCTCATCAAGAACGGCAAGCAGGTCACCGCCTTCTGCCCCGGCGACGGTGCCATCTCCTTTATCGACGAACACGACGAGGTCACCATCGCGGGCATCGGCGGCGCCAAGGGTCGTGCGATGGGCGACCTCTCGGGTGTCAACTACAAGGTCGAGAAGGTGAACGGCGTCTCGCTCATCGAACTCGTCCGCGGGAACGCGGAGAAGCCAGTCCGATGA
- a CDS encoding NusA-like transcription termination signal-binding factor produces the protein MAVTLTDEARRHIAVLDAETDVAATDCIVDEEYDRVVFVVPPGTMGQAIGPGGEHVQRLEEKLGRAVEIVEGADTAAAFVANALAPAAVYNVTISENDTTVAYAEVDREDRGVAIGADGRNIELARRLAGRHFGVDEIELP, from the coding sequence GTGGCCGTCACGCTCACCGACGAGGCCAGACGGCACATCGCGGTCCTCGACGCCGAGACCGACGTCGCGGCGACCGACTGCATCGTCGACGAGGAGTACGACCGGGTTGTCTTCGTCGTCCCGCCGGGGACGATGGGGCAGGCCATCGGACCGGGCGGCGAGCACGTCCAGCGACTCGAGGAGAAACTGGGCCGCGCCGTCGAAATCGTCGAGGGCGCGGACACGGCGGCGGCCTTCGTGGCCAACGCCCTGGCGCCGGCGGCCGTCTACAACGTGACCATCAGCGAGAACGACACGACCGTCGCCTACGCGGAGGTCGACCGCGAGGACCGCGGCGTCGCCATCGGCGCCGACGGCCGCAACATCGAGTTGGCCCGGCGGTTGGCCGGGCGACACTTCGGCGTCGACGAGATAGAGCTACCGTAG
- a CDS encoding DNA-directed RNA polymerase subunit A'', protein MTEVPDDVEELVESSDLPRRLKDEVYETVGSREDVTVDHAEQIVEAVESQYLETRVDPLDPVGTVSAQSIGEPGTQMSVPSDERVVVRHDGETEVTEIGPLVDSLIEGREARQLDGHEVALAPDGLEVPSLSSDETVEWKPVEEVSRHETPDELLRFELESGRSVRATKAHSFVTRRDNEVVPVAGENLDVGDWLPVVSSIDAAGSDSVDLREYLPASDYWYTSALTDGGTEAVPGGADQRRNKLDALESGRLDEHAVYPTQGTVGLPERFPLDEETGFFVGAWLAEGSLTDYYVSVSNVDPEFQSRIRSFAARFDLSVNEYENDSGFADGYDIRLNGTVLTDFLRAACVTDGEKTIPGFAVGADESFVAGLLRGYFSGDGNVGKNAVRSSSVSNRLTAGIALLLARFDVYATLGEQDDSRTLRVPKKHVPRFVDRIGMVGERSEALDALADGIDTDGPDATDQIPNFGDSLDAVAEAAGIPKRQVNSATKRQRIGRNRLTRLVAEAESELDGPHPEVDALRRAVTGDVVWDRIESIETVESNHEYVYDFSVSGLETFTTAEGVVTHNTMNTFHYAGVAEIDVTQGLPRLIELVDARKTPDTPMMTVHLEDEYATDREKAHEVVWKIEATRILALGDVSTNVADMLVRIDLNEETLEERWPTVESLDEVAGEIADTIESKLGVDTVQPEPAIIEFGPDQPSYRELLQLVEELREVVFKGIDEISRVVIRKEELDDGEEFVLYTEGSSFGDVLDIEGVDASRTTCNNIHEIHKNLGIEAAREAIIEETMNTLEEQGLDDVNIRHLMLVADIMTNNGEIESIGRHGISGNKDSVLARAAFEVTVNHLLDAAIHGEVDALDGVTENVIVGKPIKLGTGDVDLRMSAKRADGGTADD, encoded by the coding sequence ATGACTGAGGTTCCCGACGACGTCGAGGAACTGGTCGAATCCTCGGATCTCCCCCGACGGCTGAAGGACGAGGTCTACGAGACCGTCGGCTCCCGGGAGGACGTGACGGTCGACCACGCCGAGCAAATCGTCGAGGCCGTCGAGTCACAGTACCTCGAGACGCGCGTCGACCCGCTGGACCCCGTCGGCACCGTCTCGGCGCAGTCCATCGGCGAGCCCGGAACGCAGATGTCGGTGCCGTCGGACGAACGAGTCGTCGTCCGACACGACGGCGAGACCGAGGTAACCGAAATCGGCCCGCTCGTCGACTCGCTAATCGAGGGCCGGGAGGCGCGGCAGCTGGACGGACACGAGGTCGCACTCGCACCGGACGGTCTGGAAGTTCCGAGTCTCTCGTCGGACGAGACCGTCGAGTGGAAGCCGGTCGAAGAGGTCAGCCGACACGAGACGCCTGACGAACTGCTCCGGTTCGAACTGGAGTCCGGCCGGTCGGTTCGTGCGACGAAGGCTCACTCGTTCGTCACCCGGCGGGACAACGAGGTCGTCCCCGTTGCCGGCGAAAATCTCGATGTCGGCGACTGGCTCCCGGTCGTGTCGTCTATCGATGCCGCCGGCAGCGATTCCGTCGACCTGCGGGAGTATCTCCCGGCCAGCGACTACTGGTACACCTCCGCGCTCACCGACGGCGGTACCGAGGCCGTTCCGGGTGGTGCGGACCAACGTCGGAACAAACTGGATGCTCTCGAGTCGGGGCGACTCGACGAGCACGCTGTGTATCCGACACAGGGGACCGTCGGACTCCCGGAGCGATTCCCGCTCGACGAGGAGACGGGCTTCTTCGTCGGCGCGTGGCTCGCCGAGGGCTCCCTGACTGACTACTACGTCTCCGTGTCGAACGTCGACCCGGAGTTCCAGTCCCGAATCCGCTCGTTCGCGGCGCGGTTCGACCTCTCGGTGAACGAATACGAGAACGACAGCGGCTTCGCGGACGGATACGACATCCGACTCAACGGCACGGTGCTGACCGACTTCCTCCGTGCTGCGTGCGTGACCGACGGCGAGAAGACGATTCCCGGCTTCGCCGTCGGGGCGGACGAGTCGTTCGTCGCCGGACTCCTTCGAGGATACTTTAGCGGTGACGGAAACGTCGGAAAGAACGCCGTTCGGTCCAGTTCGGTCAGCAACCGGCTCACCGCGGGCATCGCGCTACTACTCGCTCGGTTCGACGTGTACGCGACGCTCGGGGAACAGGACGACTCCCGGACGCTGCGTGTTCCGAAGAAACACGTTCCGCGATTCGTCGACCGTATCGGTATGGTCGGCGAACGGAGTGAGGCCCTCGACGCACTCGCCGACGGGATCGACACCGATGGCCCCGACGCGACCGATCAGATTCCGAACTTCGGCGATTCGCTCGACGCGGTGGCCGAAGCTGCCGGAATCCCGAAACGGCAGGTGAACAGCGCGACGAAGCGACAGCGCATCGGCCGGAATCGGCTCACCCGCCTCGTCGCCGAGGCCGAATCGGAACTCGACGGGCCACACCCTGAAGTCGACGCCCTTCGACGCGCAGTGACGGGCGATGTCGTGTGGGACCGAATCGAGTCCATCGAGACGGTCGAGAGCAACCACGAATACGTCTACGACTTCTCCGTTAGTGGCCTGGAGACGTTCACGACCGCCGAGGGCGTCGTGACGCACAACACGATGAACACGTTCCACTACGCGGGCGTCGCGGAAATCGACGTCACGCAGGGGCTGCCGCGGCTCATCGAACTGGTGGACGCCCGGAAGACGCCGGACACGCCGATGATGACGGTCCACCTCGAGGACGAGTACGCGACGGACCGCGAGAAGGCCCACGAGGTGGTCTGGAAGATCGAGGCGACGCGCATCCTCGCGTTGGGCGACGTCTCGACGAACGTCGCGGACATGCTGGTCCGCATCGACCTCAACGAGGAGACGCTGGAGGAGCGGTGGCCGACCGTCGAGAGCCTCGACGAGGTGGCCGGCGAGATCGCCGACACCATCGAGTCGAAGCTGGGCGTCGACACCGTCCAGCCGGAACCGGCCATCATCGAGTTCGGGCCCGACCAGCCCTCCTACCGCGAACTGCTCCAGCTCGTCGAGGAGCTCCGGGAGGTCGTGTTCAAGGGCATCGACGAGATCAGCCGCGTCGTCATCCGGAAGGAGGAACTCGACGACGGCGAGGAGTTCGTCCTCTACACCGAGGGGTCGTCGTTCGGCGACGTCCTCGACATCGAGGGCGTCGACGCCTCGCGGACGACCTGCAACAACATCCACGAGATCCACAAGAACCTCGGCATCGAGGCGGCCCGCGAGGCCATCATCGAGGAGACGATGAACACCCTCGAGGAGCAGGGGCTGGACGACGTGAACATCCGGCACCTGATGCTGGTCGCGGACATCATGACGAACAACGGCGAGATAGAGTCCATCGGCCGGCACGGCATCTCCGGCAACAAGGACTCGGTGCTCGCCCGCGCCGCGTTCGAGGTGACGGTCAACCACCTGCTTGACGCCGCCATCCACGGCGAGGTCGACGCCCTCGACGGGGTCACGGAGAACGTCATCGTCGGCAAGCCCATCAAACTCGGCACCGGCGACGTCGACCTGCGGATGAGCGCGAAGCGCGCCGACGGCGGGACTGCCGACGACTGA
- a CDS encoding DNA-directed RNA polymerase subunit A' encodes MMDGQAPKEIGSLSFGLMDPEEYRDMSATKVITADTYDDDGFPIDMGLMDPRLGVIDPGLECKTCGKHSGSCNGHFGHIELAAPVIHVGHAKLIRRLLRGTCRECSRLCLTEEEKNEFRSRLDRTRQLGEDLNDVTKAAIRMARKKDRCPHCGEKQYDINHEKPTTYYEVQQVLSSEYPERIAAAMEGRDPDGEGDDEDREPVSPAELSEETGVEVERINQILSGEFRPKRDDREAIEKALDVDLTEEDMNKLMPSDIRDWFEDIPDEDIEVLGISSEKSRPEWMILTVLPVPPVTARPSITLDNGQRSEDDLTHKLVDIIRINQRFMENREAGAPQLIIEDLWELLQYHVTTFMDNEISGTPPARHRSGRPLKTLSQRLKGKEGRFRGSLSGKRVNFSARTVISPDPTLSLNEVGVPDRVASEMTQTMNVNERNLSEARRYVANGPEEHPGANYVKRPDGRRLKVTEKNCEELAEKIEPGWEVARHLIDGDIVIFNRQPSLHRMSIMAHEVVVMPYKTFRLNTTVCPPYNADFDGDEMNMHALQNEEARAEARVLMRVQEQILSPRFGENIIGAIQDHISGTYLLTNENPQFNETQALDLLRATSIDELPEPDGTDEEGTEYWTGRTIFSELLPDGLSLEFTSSAGDTVVIEEGQLVSGTIDEDAVGAFGGEVVDTICKVYGNTRARQFVNEVATLAMRAIMHFGFSIGIDDESIERDAEEQIGEAIDSAYERVQSLIEAYRAGELESLPGRTVDETLEMKIMQTLGKARDSAGDIADDHFDTDNPAVVMAQSGARGSMLNLTQMAGCVGQQAVRGERINRGYEDRTLSHFQRNDLSADAHGFVENSYRNGLTPKEFFFHAMGGREGLVDTAVRTSKSGYLQRRLINALSELEAQYDGTVRDTSDTVVQFEFGEDGTSPVRVSSGEEFDIDVESITDRIVEEEFDTEAAKREFLGIDEPTTNLSEHGESWRAAGGTEVESDD; translated from the coding sequence ATGATGGACGGACAAGCACCCAAGGAAATCGGGTCGCTCAGCTTCGGGCTGATGGACCCCGAGGAGTACCGCGACATGTCGGCCACGAAGGTCATCACGGCCGACACGTACGACGACGACGGCTTCCCCATCGACATGGGCCTGATGGACCCGCGGCTGGGCGTCATCGACCCCGGACTGGAGTGCAAGACCTGCGGGAAGCACTCCGGCTCCTGTAACGGCCACTTCGGTCACATCGAGCTCGCGGCGCCGGTCATCCACGTCGGCCACGCCAAACTCATCCGCCGGCTCCTGCGGGGGACCTGCCGGGAGTGCTCGCGGCTCTGTCTCACCGAGGAGGAGAAAAACGAGTTCCGGAGCCGGCTCGACCGCACCCGCCAGCTCGGCGAGGACCTCAACGACGTGACGAAGGCGGCCATCCGGATGGCCAGGAAGAAGGACCGCTGTCCGCACTGCGGCGAGAAGCAGTACGACATCAACCACGAGAAGCCGACGACGTACTACGAGGTCCAGCAGGTGCTGTCCTCGGAGTACCCCGAACGAATCGCGGCGGCGATGGAGGGCCGGGACCCCGACGGCGAGGGCGACGACGAGGACCGCGAGCCGGTGTCGCCGGCCGAACTGTCCGAGGAGACCGGCGTCGAGGTGGAGCGCATCAACCAGATCCTCTCCGGGGAGTTCCGGCCGAAGCGCGACGACCGGGAGGCCATCGAGAAGGCCCTGGACGTCGACCTCACCGAGGAGGACATGAACAAGCTGATGCCCTCGGACATCCGCGACTGGTTCGAGGACATCCCCGACGAGGACATCGAGGTGCTGGGCATCAGCTCCGAGAAGTCCCGGCCGGAGTGGATGATACTGACGGTGCTGCCGGTGCCGCCGGTCACCGCCCGGCCCTCGATCACGCTGGACAACGGCCAGCGCAGCGAGGACGACCTCACGCACAAGCTGGTCGACATCATCCGCATCAACCAGCGGTTCATGGAGAACCGCGAGGCCGGCGCCCCACAGCTCATCATCGAGGACCTCTGGGAACTGCTGCAGTACCACGTCACGACGTTCATGGACAACGAGATCAGCGGGACGCCGCCGGCCCGGCACCGGTCCGGCCGGCCGCTGAAGACGCTCTCCCAGCGGCTGAAGGGCAAGGAGGGCCGCTTCCGCGGCTCGCTGTCCGGCAAGCGCGTGAACTTCTCGGCACGGACCGTCATCTCGCCGGACCCCACCCTGTCGCTGAACGAGGTCGGCGTGCCCGACCGGGTCGCAAGCGAGATGACCCAGACGATGAACGTCAACGAGCGGAACCTCTCGGAGGCCCGCCGCTACGTCGCAAACGGGCCCGAGGAACATCCGGGCGCCAACTACGTCAAGCGGCCGGACGGCCGACGGCTGAAGGTAACCGAGAAGAACTGCGAGGAGCTGGCCGAGAAGATAGAGCCGGGATGGGAGGTCGCCCGCCACCTCATCGACGGCGACATCGTCATCTTCAACCGGCAGCCGTCGCTGCACCGGATGTCCATCATGGCCCACGAGGTCGTGGTGATGCCGTACAAGACGTTCCGGCTGAACACGACGGTCTGTCCGCCGTACAACGCCGACTTCGACGGCGACGAGATGAACATGCACGCCCTCCAGAACGAGGAGGCCCGTGCGGAAGCCCGCGTCCTGATGCGGGTCCAAGAGCAGATTCTCAGCCCCCGGTTCGGCGAGAACATCATCGGCGCCATTCAGGACCACATCTCCGGCACGTACCTGCTGACCAACGAGAACCCGCAGTTCAACGAGACGCAGGCGCTGGACCTGCTGCGAGCGACGAGCATCGACGAGTTGCCGGAGCCGGACGGCACCGACGAGGAGGGGACGGAGTACTGGACCGGCCGCACCATCTTCTCGGAGTTGCTGCCGGACGGACTCAGCCTCGAGTTCACCTCCTCGGCGGGCGACACCGTCGTCATCGAGGAGGGACAGCTGGTCTCCGGCACCATCGACGAGGACGCCGTCGGCGCCTTCGGCGGCGAGGTCGTCGACACCATCTGCAAGGTGTACGGCAACACCCGCGCCCGGCAGTTCGTCAACGAGGTGGCGACGCTGGCGATGCGGGCCATCATGCACTTCGGGTTCTCCATCGGCATCGACGACGAGTCCATCGAGCGGGACGCCGAAGAGCAGATCGGTGAGGCCATCGACAGCGCCTACGAGCGGGTCCAGAGCCTCATCGAGGCCTACCGCGCCGGCGAACTGGAGTCGCTGCCCGGGCGGACCGTCGACGAGACCCTGGAGATGAAGATCATGCAGACGCTCGGGAAGGCCCGCGACTCGGCGGGCGACATCGCCGACGACCACTTCGACACCGACAACCCGGCCGTGGTGATGGCCCAGTCCGGCGCCCGTGGGTCGATGCTGAACCTCACCCAGATGGCCGGCTGCGTCGGCCAGCAGGCGGTCCGCGGCGAGCGCATCAACCGCGGCTACGAGGACCGCACCCTGAGTCACTTCCAGCGGAACGACCTCTCGGCGGACGCCCACGGCTTCGTCGAGAACTCCTACCGGAACGGCCTGACGCCCAAGGAGTTCTTCTTCCACGCGATGGGCGGCCGGGAGGGCCTGGTCGACACCGCCGTCCGGACCTCGAAGTCCGGCTACCTCCAGCGCCGGCTTATCAACGCGCTGTCGGAACTGGAAGCGCAGTACGACGGTACCGTCCGGGACACCTCCGACACCGTCGTCCAGTTCGAGTTCGGCGAGGACGGCACCTCGCCGGTCCGGGTCTCCTCCGGCGAGGAGTTCGACATCGATGTCGAGTCCATCACCGACCGCATCGTCGAAGAGGAGTTCGACACCGAGGCCGCAAAGCGGGAGTTCCTCGGCATCGACGAGCCGACGACGAACCTCTCGGAGCACGGCGAGTCGTGGCGCGCCGCCGGCGGCACGGAGGTGGAGTCCGATGACTGA